A window of Leishmania major strain Friedlin complete genome, chromosome 27 genomic DNA:
TCTCACCCAAACGCCGCAAAGAAGCAGAGTCGAGTGCACGTCCCATACTGCAGCTTATTGAACGCTTCTTACTGTGACTATTTCTGCGTCcttggcgcgctgcacctcggAGGCCTCATTTTATGTTGCTGCTATCACGCGTGcatctgtgcgtgtggcacACGCCCAAGAGTACATCTGCTGGCCAAGGGGAATGCGGGCGTTCTCGAGTGTCTGCTTGCTgctaaacacacacacacacacatcccgCTCTGCCCACCTTCCGTCTCTCGTGTGCCGCGTATGCATGTTCgccttttctttgttgttgttgcggtTTGCGTGCTTGCTGTTAACATTGGCAGTCTTTGATGTATGCGAAGGGTCCCTTGACGCTCACACAACCATGTCTTCTGTGCACATCTGCTTGCGCGGCTAGTCATCGCGTCAAGACGAGCTCTTCGCATCTCCCACACCCTTGTTGTTGGCGTCtttgtatgtatgtgtgtatgcgctGACGTGTTCTCACTGCCCCTTGTCGCTCTTCTTCGTTCTCGGTGCTGGAGCGCCCTGCGCCATCACTCCTCGTGCTGTCCTTCTTATATCCATGTTACCGTTGGGGTGATGGGCTGGGGTGGAGTGAGCCCGCTGCGTTGTTGGCGtcatgtctctctctctctctctcccgagagagagagacaacgtGAATAAAGCAGGCAAATGTGTGCGTTGGTTTATGTTCACGTACGCTGCAGAGGCACACAACAGCTCCcctctgctcctcctccctgtTTCGCTTTTTCATTTCTTGGCTAGTGGTGACGGCTGTGACTCTTTGTGAGCATGTGAGGGCATGCCCGATATTCACTCGTGTGTGCAGGCTGCGTCGCTcgcgcctcttctccttcgaACGCGTGTTTCGCTTTCACTCTTCCCTGTTTACTCACTCAccgcccttctcctcgtccttTGACATTGCCTACTCGTGTGTCTTCTGCACGTGGTGCTCACGTCTCGCCGCAAGCGCTGTCATGTGAGAAACGGACAACGAACAAGACGAAAAGGctcctcgccccctcccctctcacACAGATACCGACACAGCCACactcgcccccctccccctcgctctctccacTTCCCGATTCACAAAGGTCTGGCACAAGCACGGTCAGAGTGTGTGCCAAGCCTTTGTGAGGCAGTGCCTGGTGTAGAGCATCCCTGTAGAGTCACAGGAGGCGAGGCCCAAAATTATTGTGTTCTTCCACTCCGCCCCGTCCCGCCTCTGCTGATACGCCGCTCCCTTTCGAGTGTGAGAGCTGAAGCGAAGTTTGAAGCGCAGCCATACACGTCGCGCCATAGActcacacgcatgcacgtgcGGTCACCCATAGTTTTAACAAGGATAAAGAGTGCCGTTGTTGCTTCCCATTGCTGATGAGCGCCACGGATCCGTACTCGCTGTCCCCGCAGAACGGTGTGGTGGAGGCGACACTCTTTCAACTGCTGTTTCCAGCTCACGTTTCCCCTGCTACCCGAGCTGCCGTGGGAAATGTTATCGCAGTGAAGACACTAAACGATAATTCTCCTGAGGGGATCGCTGGGGCACTTGTGGTGTCGTCTCCGTCTGCCTTCGAGCGAATTCGTGCATGGGAGACGATGCCCCACGGGCGTGCAGCGCGCTCGTTCCGTGGCACGAAACGCACTCAGTTTGACAACCGTGACGATCCCGCGCTGCTACACACTGtgcatgcgcagcagcggcatggcGTGTCTGCCGCGAAGGGTCCACGTGCGCGGCACTCCGCTCCAGTGGGGCCGGATCGCAGTACTGATGCAAGTGCTGACTTTAGTACAGTGCCGTTTTCGCTGCGTTTGCGAGAAGTTGAGCGGCGATTTCGGGAACAGATGAAAGTGCACCGCGGTCTGACGGCCGCGTCCCGCCAAGTCGATATCGTGGAGCGTTCTGTTCAGCTGTTTCAAGcagagcggcgcacgcgagcGTTCGCGCAGGCACTTGCAGAGCGTCAAGACGCCATCTGGGCCCGTGTGTGGCCTGGTGGCTCCCTTCCGAAGACGGAGGACACTGAAGCGACTGCGCATCGTCAAGCGGCAGCATCGGCTCGTGTTGCGCCCATGCCGGCCTCGCGCCGTAGCGACAGCTCTGCGACACCTTCGGCCAGCACCGCTATctcacccccgccccccgcGTCCCCGACGGGCTTCTTGCTCAAGGATATCCTAGACACCTACTCAAAGCCGCGTGAGCTTCGAGAGGctagcggcggcagccgaagtgcggcggctgccgctcctgctgcatcAAAGGCGACGAAGATGCCAAAAGGAGTCCCACTCGCCCCGGcacgagaggcgcagaggactGTAGCTGGGGTAGAAATTTTCCGCCCTGAGAAAACACCGAAACATTACACTGTCATCCGCTACGTCGAGGCAAGGTCCAAACacgccgcagccacacacaaCGCTGTCGACCGCCAGGGCACCTCGCCATCCTCGGCTGTCGCCCctgccaccgcggcagcggtgtccGCAGCGTCCTCGAAAGACGCTGCACGGGGGGAAGTGAAAGAGGACTCCACGCAAGCGTTCTCCAGCGTTGTGAGCGAGGTGCACCAAGCGGacgaagaaggcggaggcaaAGCCTCCGATcagagcagcgccagcgtcgccgaTGAAGCCGCGTCGATGAATGACACGTACGACACGGACACGTTCGACTCGCACGTCTCCAGTGGAACAGCTGTGGATGCTTCGATAAGCAAGGCGAAGAGCTCTGTCGTGAGCAGCATGATTCCTACGGTGGAAGCGACGTCATCTTCCCTCACGCAGAGCATCACCTCTGAAGAGGTCGAAAGCGGAGCTGCTGGGCGTCCGCTGAGGTGCAACCGCCGTGACGGTGGTaagaggagcggcgcctcCGTGGCCGATGACGAGGGCGCAACACCCTTTGCCGAAACCTTGCAAGCTTTCTTGGACGCCTGTCGGAGCGTCTCGGCTGCCTCTGCTCGACTGCTCCAGTCCCCGTATATTCGAGAGAGCAGCCATGATGCTGGTCAAGGCAGGCAACACACCCCGAATCCGGCCAAAATAGATGCCCCGCGTTCAGCCCCGAAGGCAGTGGGGGATGCTGCATCATGTGTTACCGCGAAGGCAGCCACTGGTGCAGATGTCTCTCCAGCTGCTTGGCGTGACGCCCTGCTCCGGCAGCTACGCAACATACGTCGCCTTCAGCGCTTTCGTGAACACCTGCTCCGCCACCTGAAGCGCATTGATTTGCAGCGGCAGACTCACTGCAATGCGACACGACTGCTGCGGGAAACGCAAGCCCTCGCCAAAGTACGCCGTAAACTGCTCTCCAGCTCCAGAGTCGGGGGCGAAGCATCCTTGGGGAGCATGCTGCGTCACGTGAAGGGCGTCTCCACGGGAACAGGTGGGCGGAGGGGcccgcgccgcggtggcggtagGCATGGCTACGGTGCCCCGCGGCAACAGCATTCCCTGCCGTCGTGGCTGAGAACGAGTGTCGTGAGCGACGCCGACACAATATCGGATGTGGTGCTCACCGACATGaacagcagcgtcggcgaAGACATCATTTCAGCTGACTCCGGCGtagtggaggaggagatgcggcATGGCAGCGATCAAAGCGAGACGTTCGTCTCGGACAGCATCGTCCAGGAAGAGGTAGTCAGCTGGGATGGGGCCTCCCGACACAGCGAGGTGGCCAGCGGTGGTACCGTCTTGACCGAAGTGTCGAGGAGCCAGGGGGGCGACGGTGACCCCTCTTACGGCAGCGACTCCTTCGAAGCAGCGAGTAACTCAGACGCCGCGGGGCGCTCTGCGTGGACTGCGCGGTCTGGTATGGTGGCTGAAGTCCGCCTAGACGAGATCGAGGAGGAACTCGCAAACCGATTAGCCGAAATATCGTCGGATGCCATCTCCGAAGGGAGCTCGATTCCATCCGAGGTGGAAGAACTTGTTGACCTGCTCCCCTCCTCACTCATCCCAAGCGAAgtcgaagacgacgacgcgagCCCGCAAGGCAGCTCTGCAGCCACCATGGGCTCCTACATTGCCACTGAcatgagcagctccgcggcaGGCTTGCAGGGACAGCAACGACGCATGTACGTTGGTGCAAAGGGCTCTACCGCGTGGTACGCAGCTGCCGGAGAAGGGGCAGCGGGTGGTGTCAGCGGGGCGCTGACGGATCACAAGGCGTACATTCGCGACTCCCCTGGCTCTAGTGTGTACAGCGTGCCGGAGGACGCCGATGTGGACACATCTATGCCGCAATCCACAGACGTCCGCTCGGAAGGCGCCCGAGACTCGGTGCCGAGGACGAGTGGAAGGGTAGCGGACCTTGATGCGGCAGCATccctcgcggcggcgaacGAGAAGCGTATTCGTGGAAGGGCCAGCCCGACCCCCTCGACCAAGAGCGACGGGAGCAGCAGTAGCTCTGAGGATGCCTTGACAATGTTGGAGGTGGACATGACCCTTACGAAGGGGCGTCGGCACCACGCGCTACGCTGCGCCTCTGATGTGCCGACGTTTGAGCAGCTCTACAGCCCATCCATGCCCCCGCTGGATGAAGGGCCACTGACGGGAAGCGGCAAccccagcaccaccagctctgccggcagcggccgGTCCTCCAAACCAGATCGACGGAAAGGTGGATCTGCCCACAGTGTCGGCATAGGGTGGTCGAACACCGCAGTCTCGTCCCTTCACgaacgaggcgcagcgtACCTCGTGCACTATCCGACCGCGCGGATGGAGGCCGGCACACAGGCGGAGATGCGAGCTGTGGGCACCCACCCCACGGCCATATGTGCTGCTTCAGGGATGAGAGCGACATATCCGACCGACGACTACGTTGCGCAGGGTGCGTGGAAGGCGCGTCAGCTACATCTCTTGCGGCAGCTGCGATCACCCATTGTGGATGACTCGGAGGACACGGCCAAGAACTCAGCGGAGGCCACCGACAACCCGAGTCGCGCTTttgagcagcggcatcgtcCGCCGAAGGACAAGGCCGATGCCGtgctcgacgccgccgaAGCTGCGGCGCGTGAGGAGTGGGCACAACACTGGGGTGTCGtggagtcgctgctgcagacacGTTTTTCCGCGTCATCCTGCATCGGTAGAGGCGAGCCACCGTCATCCTCGCGTCGCACAGGAAAGGTCCTCCTACAGCGCTTCCCGTCGGATTCAACGTCACCTACTCGGGACGCTTCTCAGTCGAGTGTGCCGGTGTCCTCTGCATCACGCTGAGCGAGCTggcgcctctccctccttcggAGAGGTCAGAAGCCGCACGTAGCTCGCCATTGCAGTTCTGGCGAAGTCTTGTCATGGGCATGCCTCTTGTTGCTTGCTTGTATGACGGTGGCGCGCGCTGGGGCGAAAccggagaaggagggcgcTGATCAGTCTGTGGACTGGAACGGATCCATGCGAGAAAGCTCTTATCGACGTGCATGAAGGGAAATCACGAGCAGCACAGAAGGCAGAAACTCGGTGAAGGGCAGCAGAGGGCGTCGAACACTCTCtatcagctgcagcacgcaccCGTCGTGAGCCACACGACCGCGTGATCAGCCATGTCTCTCACGTGAAGGCTTGTTTTGAAGAGGTATGGGGATGTCTTCTCTGTTGTCTATGCCGCCGCAGTTCAATCAACGCGCATTGGAGCCTTCGTCGTCCGCGCCTAaccgctactgctgctgccgtagGGTACCCCTTCACCCTCTGCGCTCCATCATGTGTCCGCCTTCTTCTTCCCGACAAGccacacgcgtacacacgcacacacacagacacacacacacacacacacacacacacacacacacacacacacacacgtagtgtggagtgtgcgtgcgtgtcacCTCTTCTGTGTggccccctctcttctccttcccccccccccacacacacacacgcactcccAAGCACCGATAGAGCTGCTCGGTGCTGCAGAAGGGCGTttgcttccttttctctcctcgTTTGCCTTGCTGCCACGTTGACGGCACCCATGGCGCATCGCAGTCGGGCCACCGTCGACCCCTCCTCCGATCAGGAGGAACGCGTCGACTTCCTCGACGACGACTGTGGCCGCAACGCGCTGCAGTTGGCAGCACGAGGCAGCACGATCGTTGCCAccctgcagcggctggccgCCCACATCCCGGCTGAGTTTACGGCCCCGAGTAGAACACCGTATGCAAGGCTCATCTTCGACTTCCGCTACTTCAAGCACCAGGATCAGATCGAAACGAACATCGCAGACTCGGCAGAGCTGCTAGTTATGGACAAGGAATTCTACGACACGCACATGGGGCTGCTGGAGAAGTTCATGGCGCTATTTAGAGGCATCTACGGCTACGCAACCGAGCTGAACCGCTACGTGCGCGAGATCCAAGACGGCCAGTACGTGGCCCAGACGCTGGATACGGTGCTAGAGTCCTTGGATGGTCGACAGCTCCTCTGCGAGCTGTATCACCTATACGGTGTGATGCTGCTCCTGATGGACCACAAAATTGGCGGCCTGGTGCGGGAGCGCATCATTGTGAGTTATGTGCGGTACCGAGGCTCTGGGGAGGCGCAcacggtggaggtggcggagctgtGTCGAGCCACTAGTCAGGGTGCAGATGGGGGTGCAGCGATAGCCGGCAGCTCCGTCGAGCGGACGCCGGTGTCACCAAGGGCTGCCGCTGGTAGTGGTACTGGCATCAGCAACTACCCGATCGACTACTTTGAGCGCGTTCCGGTGCAGAAAGGCGTTGTAGCGCGACTGCTGGCCTGTATTCGGTCCGACGACATCTACCGCATGTCCAGCCATTACCCGAACCCAGaccaccgcagcgctgccatgGCACTGCAAGGCGGTATCGCGTTCGTActcctcttcttctgcggcgacgtgctggcgcagcagctgccggtgATGAAGGAGTTGGTGGAGAAGCACTTTGCCGACAACTGGGTCGTTCACTACTACGGCGGGTACACGGCAGATTTATCTGTTGCCTGGGCAGCGTttccagcagcgcgcgcggcgctgcggcgcactcTTGAGTCGCACAGCGTCACCTATCACTTGCAGCGCATGCGTGGCGCGTTGGCACGCAGCACCGAGCGTGTGCAGGCAgtgctggaggaggggaTGCTGACAGAGAACTATGTCTTGGACAATGTACACGCGTCGCTGTTGCCCATCATCACCGAATCAAACGTGGTGCTGCGCTGGTTTGTGCTCCAAGGGGTGTGCTCCGCCTCagcgtcatcgccgccggcgtctcCGGTTTGCGGCGACCCCGATGAAGCGAgtctgcgcgccgccgcttctgctgctgggcaggcggtgcgcgccAGCTTTGAGAACGATGAGCTTCTGACGCTCCTGCTGGcaacggcgcagctggagcgaGACGTCTACTCGCGCTTCGCGGTAGTGCTGCAGGAGAAGACCGCGCGCTGGGCAGGCGCAAGGCGACAGGCGGTGTCGCGCGTGCAGAAGCTGTCGCACTTCTTCTCGGAGGACAACCTGCTCGACACGTCTGTGCACGACGCAGAGCTAGAGCGGTGGTTTGCCGAAGTCGGTGCTCGTATCACCAACCTGCACATGAAGCGGCAGAGCGCGAAGGCGACACGGCGCAAgttgcagcggctggtggcggcgttggAGAACATACAGGAGTTCGCCCAGGTGaaccagcagctgcaggtgctgcagtacGTCCGGGAGACGTGCGCAGACTTGCACCAGATGCTGCATTACCTGAACGCTGAGCGCCGTGTGCTTGGACGATTCGCCACCGTGACTGACTTCAGCTATGCGTGGGAGCTGCTCTCCGCACGCGGGTACCTCGTCCGCGAGCTGCAGGCCCGCATTCGGCGGCAGCCAGTTGTAGCGGCGCAGATGCAAGCACTCTTCGCGAAGCTCTCGTCGCTGCTTCATCTGCCGTGCATCCGCATCGATGaaggcgtcgccgtcaccgccgcgagTGCTCTGGGAGTCGACGTGCGGCTCGAGCGGGCGCTGCAGTTCACCTCTACCTTTTACTCTGAGGAAGTGGTTTCGTTTCTGCGAAGCGTTCTACAGGTGATTCCGACCTCCATCTTCGAGGTCCTGAACAAAGTCATGTACCTCCTCACGAATGCGTTGCGGGAGTGCCCAAgcaagctgcagcgcgacgaGTGGAAGCGCTGGAGCCAGCTCGAGACGCGGGAgcagctgtgcgcgtgcacggccGACATAGCCCGCTACGCAGCCGGGCTGCTGGCAATGGAGGAAACGACGGTCGGTGTCGTGCGCGTCAACCCGCATCAACTCCTGGAAGACGGCATACGCAAGGAGCTCGTTGAGCACATTACGCGCGAGCTGCACGCCGGCATCTGGTTTGACCGGTCCAAGCCGTCCACCGTCGAGGACCTCGACAaggagctggtgcagctggGGGCCCGGCTGCGTGGTGTGCGGAACTCCTTCGAGTACATCCAGGACTTCGTTAACGTGCACGGGCTTAAAATTTGGATGGAGGAGTTTCAGCGCATTGTCCGCTTCACCCTGCAGATGGAATGCAACGCCTTCTGGCCCAAAAAGGTGTACCCGTGGAGCTCGCCCTATCAATCCGCGAGCATCACGATCCCGCATTTTGCGCCGGCGAACCCGAAGGATGCATATAGCTTCCTCGGTCACCTGGTCCAGCACCTGCTGTACCTGACGGACCCGCGTGAGTCCATCTACTTTCCTGCCTACGGTGCGTGGTTCACGCGGCGCCAGCTGTGTGAGTGCGTGGGGCCGCGCTTGTTTTCCCGCGTCGCCGATGCGGTCGATTGCACCGGGCTAGCCTGCCTCGACGAGCTCCTGAGCTCCATCGCGACCAAGGACATGCAGCTACTGGTGCAACGGCTTGCCGAGTCGGTGGCGTCGCTGGAGTCGGCACAACGCGGCGCTGTGCAGGAGGTCTGGGCGCGGTGTATGCCCACCTCCTCGACTCCTGAGAAAGACGCGTTTTTGAAGGATTATGATCAGCTGGCCTCCATTCTCGaggcgtcggcagcggcgcaggaggTTGGGGTCGTTGCGATGCGCCTTGGTCGCATTGCCTTGATTCGACAGCTAATTGCTCACCAGCTGCGCTCGGACAGCAAACAAGACAGCTCTGCGCTGGTTGCGTGCACGCAGGCAGTCAacaccgccgtcgtggcAACCCTGAACAGCCACCTCGCCAAAGACCCGTTCGAAGCGAGGGCTGCCGGCTCCTCGCGATCGTGCGCAGATGTGTCGGAGGGGCTGGTGTGCGGaatggcgccgctgctgagctctGTCGGCCTCACAGACCCGTTCGCGACGGTGTACGAAGTTGCGgacgggggcgggggtggctCGCCCAGTGGTGACGACACAGCAGGTGAGTTCAGCTTTGGCGCACCTCCGCCTGCGCCAGCCaccgctggcagcggcgcggctcgCCCTGTCGCGGTACCGACGAAGTTGCCACTACCGCTCTTGGTCCTTCCGCTctgcgtggtggtgctgctccacGTGCAGAAGTGCACCTACAGCGCGCGCTTCGACAGCTGCATTCCAGCGGAGAAGGAAGACGACGTGGACCCCACCGTGCTCGCTGTCGGCGTGGCGATCCTACTGCAGCAGTTCCCGCTGGAGGCCACGCGTCTTCTTTTGCAGCTACTGGCACaggtggtgcgcgtgtccATCATCGCCAGGACCCCGACACCGAAAGGGAAGGGCaagggggcggcgccgccgctggtgtgccgctgcgccgacgcTCTCATAATGTGGATAGAGGTTCTTCAAGGCTACCTCCCGCGGTACCCGGAAAGGGAGTGGTCGCATGGGGTTCCACCCAGTGTTCCTGATCGCTACGCGCAGGGCGTGTGAAAAGCCGCGGTGGGTCGGGGAGCGGCCACCGAACGTGGTGGATGCACCCTCCGCAGCCCTACGAAGAGTTTGCCCAGGTGCCCTCAGGGCCCTATCCCACATATCGTGTTTCTTCTGCTTCCTCTTCGCGACAGGCGGCTGTCTCCGTGCTCGCCTCCGTTCCTCGCATCACATTACTTTCTTTGCGTGCAGCTATTTTGTCCACCGTGCCCCTGATATGCCaggcgccccccccctcccttcccaaCAAGTCAGCAAACATACGCACGCGCAACCACGGATCCACcttgcctctgctgcaccacggctatGCCAAGCAGCAGGGCCAACCAACACCGCTTGGCGCCACCCAGCCCACTGCAATGCCACCACGTACACCGCAGGCTAAGCCCAGAGCGACGCTCGACATCACCGCAACGCCGCGAATGCCAAAAAAAACAGCAGGCGGGTGTGTACACCTGTTGAAATGGTCGACACGATGCGTAGTGAGCCGGCACACACGTGATCACCACGGCCGCACGTCTCTTCGGCACGGCCCCGCAACGACctgtccgccgacaccacgAGTCCGCCACCCCGTACCCCCGATACCATGGTGAAGTGACCCCACATCATCGGGGTTGCATGCAACCAGAAGAAAAGGGGTTTGCCGTAGGACAATACTGTGTACTTGTGTTGGTACGTCTGTTTATGTACGCAGTTTGACCATGGGTTTATCCTGTGGGAGCCGCGACGGTTCTCGCTTCCGCTCGTCTTCGGCCACTAGACGGCGAGCAGGTTCGGAAGAGTCGCTTGGGAAAGCAGGTTCCACCCTCCAACCACCGCtacggtgtgtgtgtcggaCCACCTCTGTCAGCTGGcaggtttttttttttgcgtgaGTATGGACCCTTTCTCTTCCGCGTCTGCATCGAtgcacccctcctctctctctctctctctgtgcgccgGTTGAACGGGATGCAACGCCCTCGGTGACAGGGCAAGGCGTCTGGTGCCCACGGACCCTCACCCCATCCGCTCCCTCACGCTGGAAATCAAAAGAAGCCAGCGCCAAACAAAACAGCCGTAACGAGTTGTCGCGAGGAAGGAGGCCGAGgggacgcgcacgcgcctaCGCCCGGCcatcacccacacacacggacacccgcgcacaagtctccctcttccctttcaTCCGTCAGAATTGCTCAGATTTCCTCGCGTGCACCAGGATGAATGCAGAGGCGACGCAAGACACTTTGCCGCACGCCGCGTTCGTTTCTTCGGTGCCGACGCTCACGAAGGAGGATGTAGAGCGCTTTGGCCGGCAGATGCTGGTGGAGGAGATTGGCGCCGCTCACATGGGGCAGATCCGCCAAGCCCATGTCgtgtgcgtcggcgccggcgggcTGGGCAGCACTATTCTGTTGTATCTTGCAGCGTCCGGGGTCGGGCGGCTCACGATTGTGGACTTTGATGACGTCGAGCTGTCGAACTTGCACCGGCAGGTGATTcacacgacggcggcgatcGGCCAGCCAAAGGCGCTGAGTGCGAAGGCGTCGTGCCTGCGGCTATTTCCAGCAGCATGTATcgacgcggtggtggaggctCTCAGCCCCGCAAATGCCGAGCGGCTCTTTGCCACGTGCGACGTCGTCGTTGACGGCACAGACAACGTGGCTGCGCGCTACCTCATCAACGATGCcgcgatgcgctgcggcaaGCCTCTCGTTAGCGGAAGCGCCATGGGGTGGGAGGGGCAGCTCTCAGTGTACGGCTATCGTGGAGGCCCGTGCTATCGGTGCTTGTTCCCGCAGCCACCCCCTCAGGAAACGGTCGGCAGCTGCAACGACAGCGGCGTGATGGGCCCTCTGCCAGGCATGATCGGCTGCTTGCAGGCGTTGGAGGTGTTGAAGGTGGCGACCGGGGTCGGTGAGACGCTGAATGGTCGCCTGTTTCTCTTCAACGGTCTCCGCTTCTCCTCGCGCGTCGTCAAGTTGCGCGGGCGACAGCCGCACTGTGCggcctgcagcgctgcagcgttgGCAGACGTGACACCACTACCGCAATTagccgcgcaggcgcgcccCGAGTACGTCCCGTACTCGTGCCCAATCACCTCAGCGTCGAGTCCGCCCGGTACAtcgtgcagcgcctcggagtacgccgcgcacgcgcgcggctccgctgctgctcagcgcCGTGTCACGCTCGACGTGCGTGTACGCTTGCAGTACGACATGGCGCACTTGGCGCATTCGGTAAACGTGCCGTAccagtcgctgctgcagtggaaGCGCACGGGCACGGTGGTGACGCAGCTGGCGGACGTGTTGGACAAGGCAatgccaccgccgtccaACACACCGGATCGCATGAAAGATGGGTCTGCTGCTGTCTCCCATGGCGACGAAGGGTCACAGGTAGTGGTTTACGTGCTGTGTCGTCGCGGCATCAATTCCTTCAAGGCACTGACCTTGATTCGCGCGGCGcttgcggaggcggaggcgaggggcGACGAAGCGGCTGTCGCCCAGCTTGGCAGATACGTCTTCCGGaacgtcagcggcggcctcAACGCCTACCACCGCGAGGTGGACAGCGCCTTCCCCTACTACTGACAGCATGGTCGGTGTTCGCTCGCGACGCGTGTGTGGCCAAGTATGAAGTCAGGGGCGTCTTCCTGTTCAACCAAATGCTCCCTCCTCATAAGCGCACAGCTGCGAGGGTCAAAGCGGGTGGTAATGACGAGCGACATCTGACCCCGGCCTCTTGGCACGCGGCCAACACAGAAGAAAAGCAAGTGCCGATGCGTGTAGAGCTTCAGAGGAGGGAAAGATggggaggcgcagcgggaaATATGGTGGGCGTGAGAGCGACTTTCGCTTTAGGCGCTCTAATGttgcccttcccccttctccgtGTGGTGAGACCTCGTCTTACCGCATGAAGGTAAGCCACAAGAATCTCGTGCATGGAACGCCGGTttcgcccccaccccctacTCATCCCTTCTTTTGCTGTGAAGGATTCGCGCACATGAAGTGGCAGATCGGAGCGCACCCGAGGtcgaggcagcgctggcaaCGCACTTCTTGATGCGACACCAAGTTGATGCCTGTTCTTTCGTCCCGttctccctttttctttcaCCCAAGCTGGGCTTCACTGGAACCCCTGTCGCGTGTACGGCACGATGACTC
This region includes:
- a CDS encoding conserved hypothetical protein (previous protein_id=AAZ09914.1), which gives rise to MSATDPYSLSPQNGVVEATLFQLLFPAHVSPATRAAVGNVIAVKTLNDNSPEGIAGALVVSSPSAFERIRAWETMPHGRAARSFRGTKRTQFDNRDDPALLHTVHAQQRHGVSAAKGPRARHSAPVGPDRSTDASADFSTVPFSLRLREVERRFREQMKVHRGLTAASRQVDIVERSVQLFQAERRTRAFAQALAERQDAIWARVWPGGSLPKTEDTEATAHRQAAASARVAPMPASRRSDSSATPSASTAISPPPPASPTGFLLKDILDTYSKPRELREASGGSRSAAAAAPAASKATKMPKGVPLAPAREAQRTVAGVEIFRPEKTPKHYTVIRYVEARSKHAAATHNAVDRQGTSPSSAVAPATAAAVSAASSKDAARGEVKEDSTQAFSSVVSEVHQADEEGGGKASDQSSASVADEAASMNDTYDTDTFDSHVSSGTAVDASISKAKSSVVSSMIPTVEATSSSLTQSITSEEVESGAAGRPLRCNRRDGGKRSGASVADDEGATPFAETLQAFLDACRSVSAASARLLQSPYIRESSHDAGQGRQHTPNPAKIDAPRSAPKAVGDAASCVTAKAATGADVSPAAWRDALLRQLRNIRRLQRFREHLLRHLKRIDLQRQTHCNATRLLRETQALAKVRRKLLSSSRVGGEASLGSMLRHVKGVSTGTGGRRGPRRGGGRHGYGAPRQQHSLPSWLRTSVVSDADTISDVVLTDMNSSVGEDIISADSGVVEEEMRHGSDQSETFVSDSIVQEEVVSWDGASRHSEVASGGTVLTEVSRSQGGDGDPSYGSDSFEAASNSDAAGRSAWTARSGMVAEVRLDEIEEELANRLAEISSDAISEGSSIPSEVEELVDLLPSSLIPSEVEDDDASPQGSSAATMGSYIATDMSSSAAGLQGQQRRMYVGAKGSTAWYAAAGEGAAGGVSGALTDHKAYIRDSPGSSVYSVPEDADVDTSMPQSTDVRSEGARDSVPRTSGRVADLDAAASLAAANEKRIRGRASPTPSTKSDGSSSSSEDALTMLEVDMTLTKGRRHHALRCASDVPTFEQLYSPSMPPLDEGPLTGSGNPSTTSSAGSGRSSKPDRRKGGSAHSVGIGWSNTAVSSLHERGAAYLVHYPTARMEAGTQAEMRAVGTHPTAICAASGMRATYPTDDYVAQGAWKARQLHLLRQLRSPIVDDSEDTAKNSAEATDNPSRAFEQRHRPPKDKADAVLDAAEAAAREEWAQHWGVVESLLQTRFSASSCIGRGEPPSSSRRTGKVLLQRFPSDSTSPTRDASQSSVPVSSASR
- a CDS encoding conserved hypothetical protein (previous protein_id=AAZ09915.1), which codes for MAHRSRATVDPSSDQEERVDFLDDDCGRNALQLAARGSTIVATLQRLAAHIPAEFTAPSRTPYARLIFDFRYFKHQDQIETNIADSAELLVMDKEFYDTHMGLLEKFMALFRGIYGYATELNRYVREIQDGQYVAQTLDTVLESLDGRQLLCELYHLYGVMLLLMDHKIGGLVRERIIVSYVRYRGSGEAHTVEVAELCRATSQGADGGAAIAGSSVERTPVSPRAAAGSGTGISNYPIDYFERVPVQKGVVARLLACIRSDDIYRMSSHYPNPDHRSAAMALQGGIAFVLLFFCGDVLAQQLPVMKELVEKHFADNWVVHYYGGYTADLSVAWAAFPAARAALRRTLESHSVTYHLQRMRGALARSTERVQAVLEEGMLTENYVLDNVHASLLPIITESNVVLRWFVLQGVCSASASSPPASPVCGDPDEASLRAAASAAGQAVRASFENDELLTLLLATAQLERDVYSRFAVVLQEKTARWAGARRQAVSRVQKLSHFFSEDNLLDTSVHDAELERWFAEVGARITNLHMKRQSAKATRRKLQRLVAALENIQEFAQVNQQLQVLQYVRETCADLHQMLHYLNAERRVLGRFATVTDFSYAWELLSARGYLVRELQARIRRQPVVAAQMQALFAKLSSLLHLPCIRIDEGVAVTAASALGVDVRLERALQFTSTFYSEEVVSFLRSVLQVIPTSIFEVLNKVMYLLTNALRECPSKLQRDEWKRWSQLETREQLCACTADIARYAAGLLAMEETTVGVVRVNPHQLLEDGIRKELVEHITRELHAGIWFDRSKPSTVEDLDKELVQLGARLRGVRNSFEYIQDFVNVHGLKIWMEEFQRIVRFTLQMECNAFWPKKVYPWSSPYQSASITIPHFAPANPKDAYSFLGHLVQHLLYLTDPRESIYFPAYGAWFTRRQLCECVGPRLFSRVADAVDCTGLACLDELLSSIATKDMQLLVQRLAESVASLESAQRGAVQEVWARCMPTSSTPEKDAFLKDYDQLASILEASAAAQEVGVVAMRLGRIALIRQLIAHQLRSDSKQDSSALVACTQAVNTAVVATLNSHLAKDPFEARAAGSSRSCADVSEGLVCGMAPLLSSVGLTDPFATVYEVADGGGGGSPSGDDTAGEFSFGAPPPAPATAGSGAARPVAVPTKLPLPLLVLPLCVVVLLHVQKCTYSARFDSCIPAEKEDDVDPTVLAVGVAILLQQFPLEATRLLLQLLAQVVRVSIIARTPTPKGKGKGAAPPLVCRCADALIMWIEVLQGYLPRYPEREWSHGVPPSVPDRYAQGV